In Chrysemys picta bellii isolate R12L10 chromosome 3, ASM1138683v2, whole genome shotgun sequence, a single genomic region encodes these proteins:
- the CYRIA gene encoding CYFIP-related Rac1 interactor A isoform X1, whose product MGNLLKVLTREIENYPHFFLDFENAQPTDGEREVWNQISAVLQDSESLLADLQAYKGAGQEIRDAIQNPNDIQLQEKAWNSVCPLVLRLKQFYEFSLRLEKALQSLLESLTCPPYTPTQHLEREQALAKEFAEILHFTLRFDELKMRNPAIQNDFSYYRRTINRNRINNMHIDIENEVNNEMANRMSLFYAEATPMLKTLSNATTHFVSENKTLPIENTTDCLSTMASVCKVMLETPEYRSRFTSENTLMFCMRVMVGVIILYDHVHPVGAFSKTSKIDMKGYIKVLKEQPPDTVEGLLNALRFTTKHLNDESTSKQIRAMLQ is encoded by the exons ATGCACAACCTACAGATGGAGAAAGGGAGGTATGGAATCAGATCAGTGCAGTTTTACAGGATTCTGAAAGCTTGCTTGCAGACCTTCAGGCTTACAAAGGAGCTGGACAAGAAATAAGAGAT GCAATACAAAACCCAAATGATATCCAACTTCAAGAAAAAGCTTGGAATTCAGTGTGTCCTCTGGTTCTGAGGCTGAAGCAGTTTTATGAGTTTTCACTCAGACTAG AGAAAGCACTACAGAGCTTATTGGAATCATTGACCTGTCCACCCTATACtccaactcaacacctggaacgAGAACAGGCTCTAGCCAAGGAGTTTGCAGAAATCTTACATTTTACTCTCCGCTTTGATGAACTTAAg ATGAGAAATCCAGCCATTCAAAATGACTTCAGTTACTACAGACGGACAATAAATCGCAACAGAATAAACAATATGCAT ATAGACATTGAGAATGAAGTAAATAATGAAATGGCCAACAGAATGTCTCTGTTTTATGCAGAAGCCACACCAATGCTGAAAACACTCAGCAATGCCACAACACACTTTGTATCAGAA AACAAAACCCTACCGATTGAGAATACAACAGACTGTTTAAGTACTATGGCCAGTGTATGTAAAGTCATGTTGGAAACACC aGAATACAGAAGTCGGTTCACCAGTGAAAACACTCTTATGTTCTGCATGAGAGTAATGGTGGGCGTTATTATTCTCTATGATCACGTTCATCCTGTGGGAGCTTTTTCTAAGACATCAAAGATTGAC ATGAAGGGGTACATAAAAGTTTTAAAGGAACAGCCTCCTGATACCGTGGAAGGCCTTCTGAATGCTCTCAG GTTCACTACAAAACACCTGAATGATGAATCTACTTCCAAGCAAATTCGAGCTATGCTTCAGTAG
- the CYRIA gene encoding CYFIP-related Rac1 interactor A isoform X2, which translates to MDAQPTDGEREVWNQISAVLQDSESLLADLQAYKGAGQEIRDAIQNPNDIQLQEKAWNSVCPLVLRLKQFYEFSLRLEKALQSLLESLTCPPYTPTQHLEREQALAKEFAEILHFTLRFDELKMRNPAIQNDFSYYRRTINRNRINNMHIDIENEVNNEMANRMSLFYAEATPMLKTLSNATTHFVSENKTLPIENTTDCLSTMASVCKVMLETPEYRSRFTSENTLMFCMRVMVGVIILYDHVHPVGAFSKTSKIDMKGYIKVLKEQPPDTVEGLLNALRFTTKHLNDESTSKQIRAMLQ; encoded by the exons ATGCACAACCTACAGATGGAGAAAGGGAGGTATGGAATCAGATCAGTGCAGTTTTACAGGATTCTGAAAGCTTGCTTGCAGACCTTCAGGCTTACAAAGGAGCTGGACAAGAAATAAGAGAT GCAATACAAAACCCAAATGATATCCAACTTCAAGAAAAAGCTTGGAATTCAGTGTGTCCTCTGGTTCTGAGGCTGAAGCAGTTTTATGAGTTTTCACTCAGACTAG AGAAAGCACTACAGAGCTTATTGGAATCATTGACCTGTCCACCCTATACtccaactcaacacctggaacgAGAACAGGCTCTAGCCAAGGAGTTTGCAGAAATCTTACATTTTACTCTCCGCTTTGATGAACTTAAg ATGAGAAATCCAGCCATTCAAAATGACTTCAGTTACTACAGACGGACAATAAATCGCAACAGAATAAACAATATGCAT ATAGACATTGAGAATGAAGTAAATAATGAAATGGCCAACAGAATGTCTCTGTTTTATGCAGAAGCCACACCAATGCTGAAAACACTCAGCAATGCCACAACACACTTTGTATCAGAA AACAAAACCCTACCGATTGAGAATACAACAGACTGTTTAAGTACTATGGCCAGTGTATGTAAAGTCATGTTGGAAACACC aGAATACAGAAGTCGGTTCACCAGTGAAAACACTCTTATGTTCTGCATGAGAGTAATGGTGGGCGTTATTATTCTCTATGATCACGTTCATCCTGTGGGAGCTTTTTCTAAGACATCAAAGATTGAC ATGAAGGGGTACATAAAAGTTTTAAAGGAACAGCCTCCTGATACCGTGGAAGGCCTTCTGAATGCTCTCAG GTTCACTACAAAACACCTGAATGATGAATCTACTTCCAAGCAAATTCGAGCTATGCTTCAGTAG
- the CYRIA gene encoding CYFIP-related Rac1 interactor A isoform X3: MYDNIAMTFLLKKHQAIQNPNDIQLQEKAWNSVCPLVLRLKQFYEFSLRLEKALQSLLESLTCPPYTPTQHLEREQALAKEFAEILHFTLRFDELKMRNPAIQNDFSYYRRTINRNRINNMHIDIENEVNNEMANRMSLFYAEATPMLKTLSNATTHFVSENKTLPIENTTDCLSTMASVCKVMLETPEYRSRFTSENTLMFCMRVMVGVIILYDHVHPVGAFSKTSKIDMKGYIKVLKEQPPDTVEGLLNALRFTTKHLNDESTSKQIRAMLQ, translated from the exons ATGTATGATAATATAGCAATGACATTTCTCTTGAAGAAACATCAA GCAATACAAAACCCAAATGATATCCAACTTCAAGAAAAAGCTTGGAATTCAGTGTGTCCTCTGGTTCTGAGGCTGAAGCAGTTTTATGAGTTTTCACTCAGACTAG AGAAAGCACTACAGAGCTTATTGGAATCATTGACCTGTCCACCCTATACtccaactcaacacctggaacgAGAACAGGCTCTAGCCAAGGAGTTTGCAGAAATCTTACATTTTACTCTCCGCTTTGATGAACTTAAg ATGAGAAATCCAGCCATTCAAAATGACTTCAGTTACTACAGACGGACAATAAATCGCAACAGAATAAACAATATGCAT ATAGACATTGAGAATGAAGTAAATAATGAAATGGCCAACAGAATGTCTCTGTTTTATGCAGAAGCCACACCAATGCTGAAAACACTCAGCAATGCCACAACACACTTTGTATCAGAA AACAAAACCCTACCGATTGAGAATACAACAGACTGTTTAAGTACTATGGCCAGTGTATGTAAAGTCATGTTGGAAACACC aGAATACAGAAGTCGGTTCACCAGTGAAAACACTCTTATGTTCTGCATGAGAGTAATGGTGGGCGTTATTATTCTCTATGATCACGTTCATCCTGTGGGAGCTTTTTCTAAGACATCAAAGATTGAC ATGAAGGGGTACATAAAAGTTTTAAAGGAACAGCCTCCTGATACCGTGGAAGGCCTTCTGAATGCTCTCAG GTTCACTACAAAACACCTGAATGATGAATCTACTTCCAAGCAAATTCGAGCTATGCTTCAGTAG
- the CYRIA gene encoding CYFIP-related Rac1 interactor A isoform X4, protein MRNPAIQNDFSYYRRTINRNRINNMHIDIENEVNNEMANRMSLFYAEATPMLKTLSNATTHFVSENKTLPIENTTDCLSTMASVCKVMLETPEYRSRFTSENTLMFCMRVMVGVIILYDHVHPVGAFSKTSKIDMKGYIKVLKEQPPDTVEGLLNALRFTTKHLNDESTSKQIRAMLQ, encoded by the exons ATGAGAAATCCAGCCATTCAAAATGACTTCAGTTACTACAGACGGACAATAAATCGCAACAGAATAAACAATATGCAT ATAGACATTGAGAATGAAGTAAATAATGAAATGGCCAACAGAATGTCTCTGTTTTATGCAGAAGCCACACCAATGCTGAAAACACTCAGCAATGCCACAACACACTTTGTATCAGAA AACAAAACCCTACCGATTGAGAATACAACAGACTGTTTAAGTACTATGGCCAGTGTATGTAAAGTCATGTTGGAAACACC aGAATACAGAAGTCGGTTCACCAGTGAAAACACTCTTATGTTCTGCATGAGAGTAATGGTGGGCGTTATTATTCTCTATGATCACGTTCATCCTGTGGGAGCTTTTTCTAAGACATCAAAGATTGAC ATGAAGGGGTACATAAAAGTTTTAAAGGAACAGCCTCCTGATACCGTGGAAGGCCTTCTGAATGCTCTCAG GTTCACTACAAAACACCTGAATGATGAATCTACTTCCAAGCAAATTCGAGCTATGCTTCAGTAG